The Vannielia litorea genome segment GAAACTCGACATCTCGCGCGTTAGACCGTAGGTCAACCCGCGGGGATGACGAGGGATTTGGCGTGAGGCACTCACCCGCGCCAAGGTTAATGAGCCGATGCTGGATACAGTTGAAAAAATCGTGGCCTGCCGCGACGTTGAAGAGCTTTGGGTCAGTCTGCGGGATGTGTTGGCAGGCTACGGCTTCCCCCGTTTGATTTATGGCTACACCAGCCAGCGGTTTGGCCAGAACCTCGGTGATCGCGACGACATCACCATCCTGACGACGCTCGAGAAAGCGTACATGGATTCCTTCGTGAACGATGGCCTCTACTACCATGCGCCAATGGTGCGCTGGGGTGTCGATAACGTGGGTGCAAAGACATGGCGCTCGATCATGGAGCGCGCCGAGCAAGGCCTCATGGAGGCCGATGAGCTGCGGGTTCATGAGCTCAATCTTTCCTTCGGGCTCAACGCCGGCTTGACGCTGAGTTTTCCGCCTTCGAGCCATCGCACACGTGCGGGCCTCGGGCTCGTGCCCGAACGCGGTGTGAGCCAGGACGAGGTTGATGCGATCTGGGCACGGCACGGTCGTGAGATCTGGGCGCTGACCAACGTGGCTCACCTGAAGATCACCACCCTGCCCCGGCTGACCTCGCGTCGCCCGCTGACACCACGGCAGCGTGAGGCGCTCGAATGGGTCGGTGACGGCAAGACAACGGCCGACATCGCAATGATCATGGGGCTGACCCCATCAACGGTGGAGAAGCACCTCCGGCTGGCCCGTGAGTCTCTGGGCGTCGAAACAACGGCTCAAGCGGTTCTCAAGGCCAGCATGTTGAACCAGATCTACCAGATCGAGCCGAGCTTCTGACCCGTTTTGCGTTAACGGCCTTGGGCGCCGTGAAACTACCGTGAAAAGTTGAGCGAAGATCCGCCGAAGGAGTTCCCTTCCCCGACGGTAATTGGCATTTTCGGCGTGTTCCGTGAGTGGTGGCATTAGCCAAGGAACTCGCGGCTTGGGCG includes the following:
- a CDS encoding helix-turn-helix transcriptional regulator, which produces MLDTVEKIVACRDVEELWVSLRDVLAGYGFPRLIYGYTSQRFGQNLGDRDDITILTTLEKAYMDSFVNDGLYYHAPMVRWGVDNVGAKTWRSIMERAEQGLMEADELRVHELNLSFGLNAGLTLSFPPSSHRTRAGLGLVPERGVSQDEVDAIWARHGREIWALTNVAHLKITTLPRLTSRRPLTPRQREALEWVGDGKTTADIAMIMGLTPSTVEKHLRLARESLGVETTAQAVLKASMLNQIYQIEPSF